The sequence GCGGCGACGCGCTAACAGTCATTCCTGTTGGTGCAAAACGGAAACGCACCCTGCACCGGCATGGTGCGTTTTTTTTCACCGGTTCGTTTATCAAGGCCGTGTAGCGCTCTTTGCACCGCAGTTCCTTCTGGTTTTCATTTCTGGCACACCCCTTGCAATACCTTCTGCGTAAGCTGCGGCCATTACCGAATTCTGACTGGAGGGGATCTATGAAGCTGGTTACGGTTGTAATCAAACCATTCAAACTCGAAGACGTGCGTGAAGCGTTGTCTTCCATGGGTATTCAGGGACTGACTGTCACCGAAGTGAAAGGCTTTGGTCGTCAGAAGGGTCATGCCGAGCTTTACCGCGGGGCGGAATACAGCGTTAACTTTCTGCCAAAAGTAAAAATTGATGTCGCGATTGCTGACGATCAGCTTGATGAAGTCATTGATGTCATTAGCAAAGCGGCCTACACAGGCAAAATTGGCGACGGCAAAATTTTCGTTGCCGAACTGCAGCGCGTCATTCGCATTCGTACCGGCGAATCTGACGAAGCGGCACTGTAAGTAACTCCTGGCACACAGTGATAGGGATCGAGAAAATGAAGATAGCAACACTTAAAACGGGTCTGGGTTCGCTGGCACTGCTGCCGGGCCTCGCGCTGGCTGCCCCTGCGGTGGCAGATAAAGCCGATAACGCCTTTATGATGATCAGCACCGCGCTGGTGCTGTTCATGTCAATTCCGGGGATTGCCCTGTTCTACGGCGGTCTGATCCGTGGCAAAAACGTTCTCTCCATGCTGACCCAGGTAGCCGTGACCTTCGCACTGGTCTGCGTGCTGTGGGTAGTTTACGGTTACTCTCTGGCCTTTGGCACCGGCAACGCCTTCTTCGGTAACTTTGACTGGGTGATGCTGAAAAATATTGAGCTGACCGCGCTGATGGGCAGTTTCTACCAGTATATTCACGTTGCGTTCCAGGGCTCGTTCGCCTGCATCACCGTCGGGCTGATTGTAGGCGCACTGGCCGAGCGTATACGTTTCTCTGCCGTTCTGATCTTTGTGGTGGTCTGGCTGACGCTCTCCTATGTGCCGATTGCGCACATGGTCTGGGGCGG comes from Enterobacter kobei and encodes:
- the glnK gene encoding P-II family nitrogen regulator, translating into MKLVTVVIKPFKLEDVREALSSMGIQGLTVTEVKGFGRQKGHAELYRGAEYSVNFLPKVKIDVAIADDQLDEVIDVISKAAYTGKIGDGKIFVAELQRVIRIRTGESDEAAL